The window TTCTTTTTCATTTGCTTTGCTGTTCTACATGCAGCTTCCTTGTAGACCCTTTTACTTATTACTGTACTTGGTTATACATTACATTACGATTAccaattttcatttgtaaGGTAACAGATTTTAGCACAACTGAGATCAGCACTTTATAAATTCTTGCCTTAATCTGTATGTATTGCTCTTTCTGCAGATAGTTAACTGGAGAACGCATTTGAAATTTCCAGAAGAGGCAAAACTGTCGCCAGAAGCTAAAGATCTTATCTGTAAACTCTTGTGTAATGTAGAGCAAAGGCTTGGTACAAGAGGTGCTGATGAAATCAAGGTGATCTTTTTGCTGTTCTAAATGTTCTGAAATGGTGATAGTAACGAACCATCAATTTATCTGTTTCACCATCTTTTCAGGCTCACCCGTGGTTCATAGGCACTGAGTGGGATAAATTATATCAAATGACTGCTGCATTCATTCCTGAAGTTAATGGTGAACTGGATACCCAAAACTTTGAAAAGTTTGAAGAGGTTTTCCCCCTTTCTAGATTAACTTTGTCTGTTCCTTTCCGCTTTCCGATTATTCTTGCTTACGATTTGGTTTTTTTTGCAGGCTGACAGTCAAGTCCCTTCAGCAGCAAAATCAGGCCCCTGGAGGAAGGTGTGTACATGCTGCtattaaccttttttttacCACCGTTCTCGTTGTGATATGCAATCATAAATTATCATTGAAAACCTGGTTTGGTACTCAAGAGAGCAtggtattttgtttgtttgatgCTGTCTATGATTGTGGTATGGATCAAGATCCCTCATGTAGCAATGTGTTCTTGTAGCTATATGAACATATCTGCCCATACATCAGTGATATGCCCTTGAAAAATAATGTGACAAGCTTAATGAAAATTGAGCTAGCTTCGGTGAAGGTTTCCAACAACAGATGCGAAGGTTGACCTCAGAACGGCTCACATTTTTTGTACCATGACTTGAAAATAACGCAATATCatgaaaagaaagagaagataTTGTCTGGGAAAGCGATCTAGTGAAGCTTGTCATTTTATTGCTGTACAAGTCTCTGATGCTGCAACAAGAtctgatatttatttctttattacaCAGATGCTTTCTTCTAAGGACGTGAACTTCATGGGATACACCTACAAGAACTTTGAAATCGTGAATGATCATGAAGTCCCAGGAATGGGTAAGTGTCATATTATCTGTTTCCATATGctagtctatttttggtaatccatatttttctgtttcttgAACTAAACAAGTATCGACTGATTTCAATGTGCCTGTGTTTCTACCAGTTGaactgaagaagaagaacacTAAGCCTAAGAGACCTACTGTGAAGTCCCTTTTCAGTATGATCCTTTTCCATCTCAGCTAGTTTATAGATATTGTTGGTACTTGCCcttatattttcttgttaCTCGTATTAGGCGAGGAGTCAGACTCAGAATCCACTCAGTCTTCATCAAATGGAAGTTTCCTAAACCTGATACCTCCTAAATCAGATACCTCAAAACAACGCGATTTTTAGAGCTCGATAGCTACCAGAGTGAAGGAGTGGTGTAAAGCATTTTCTGCATAGCTTCATTTGGGTTGTCTTCCTTCTTCATGCGCTTGAACAACTGTAAGTGGCCATGATGATGGCAGTTTTCCAgctatatttaattgattctgcAACAGCTTGTGTAAATCATACCCTCATTGTACATATTTCTCCTCACTGCTTCTCACAAAGGATGATGTAattctttttgaattttcaagcTGTAGAAACTAATTCATTGTTCATAGGATCAATGTGAACAAActacaattttgaaaaaaaaaatgaagcttTGTTTGCTGCTTTGTTGACTGTTGTTCATACTAGTACTACCTCATGAGTTCTAGAAATTATACTCATGCGATTGCACTAAGTATAACGAAACTAGGAAATCATAgtgttcatatttttgtttttattgtaatttatactaattttgattttttcagtATCATTTtctgaatatataaaaaagtaacaGGGACTAAATGTCAGTAGGCTTTTTATTAGTAAGTGGCATATAGTGTTTAATTAGACACATTAACCGATTGTATATCAATGCATGTTGTATTTGTGCAAATTGTGAATTATGCATTtgacattaataataatattattatatgagtatataataataatttaagtagtacaaaaatataattaaaatactgtatagtaaaataaatcacaaCTAATAATTACTAGGGTAACTATTTTTGTAACAACTGTGAAATGACAAATTACCATGATAAAGGTAATAAGTTTTCACGAGTAATTTATCGATAGATTGATGTAtctttaaattaataagtttCACGATtccaaaattattgatttataagaaaaattgcCATAGTAAATTAATATGCACCTGCTTAGATAAGGAAagaacaagaacaagaaaaagataatattactaatactCATGTGCTTACATAAAACGCGCGTTTACAAGAGTCGCTTTTTATCAGTTCTCTCTATAAATCTATAAACATACTagtttacaaattacaatcaaaatcaaaccgctcttttcttcttcagctCTCTCAATCCAAGTATCAATATGCAGGTAAACAGTTTAAACCCTTACTGAAACCCTAGTTCTTTCCTTCGAAATTCACCATCTCTGGGGTTATTCAAACTTTGATGGATGCTAATTTGCGTGGCTTTGATCGGTGTAGGCGAGCGACAGGTTTAATATCAACTCGCAGCTCGAGCATTTGCAGGCTAAATATGTCGGCACAGGGCACGCCGACTTGACTCGATTGTAAGTGCCCTAGCCACAACCTGAGGAAAGATTTCTTATTTGACTCGATTGTTTTCGACGAAtcaactcttatttttttcttaaatgttgttaattttgggggaaattgCTTCTCTTGTAGTGAATGGGCGGTGAATATCCACCGAGATAGCTATGCCTCGTACGTCGGGCATTATCCGGTTCTGGCCTACTTTGCGGTCGCTGAAAATGAATCCATTGGGAGAGAGCGCTACAATTTCATGCAGGTATACCCTCCGCTGgatctttttgttttattttgtggtgTTTGGTTTTGTCTTTGGTTGTTAATTTAGTCATCTGGTGAAAGCAGggtatttcaattttttgggcCTGTTGAGTTTttcaagttttattttataacctcctttagtttctttatttcttggaCTTGGTGGTTGGTTTTTGTAGATTTGTATGGTGAATGTTTAACTGATTGTCTATGAAAATTATTCAATGAGATGTGAGTCGGTTGGTGCaatcttttcattatttggCCTTTCAGCTTTGAGTTAGGTTTTCTGGTCTAAATTTACAATGTTTTGCGAGTACTTCTTGGTAGTGCTAGTACATATATTTTGATTCGGTGTGGAaggtttttgaagaagatggGTGGGTGTGCCACATTTTGTATTGTTTTGGCTTCAATTGGTCATTGTACAATATGCATGAAcagaaatgaatgaataatgTCATTGATGGTATGTTTGATTGGTTTTATTCTTACAATTAATCAATGGATTGATGAAAATACCGCTTATACAAAGTATCTGGCTTACAAGTTGTTGGTTTGACATGTCTGAGAAATTGGtgttatactactatatagtattttttattttaacatgATTATCTATGCTAAATGGTTTCCTGCGTCATTCTCGCTGAGTGTCTTATTCTGCCAGCATATATGAGAGTAGATTCTTGTAAAGTTGTTCATATTTGGCTCCAGCCGCTCATCTGCCCAAACCAAAGTCAGTTCAGGTGACTGATTTTTGGATTGGGTGAGGGGTCAGTGGTACCACCAAAACTATTGATTGGGTGGCTGAGAGAGGCACTCCAACCCCGGTTGAGGATCTTATAATTCTTTTGATTTAAAGAatgtttatttgctttataaCTGATTGAGGGGTCACTTCTTTGAAGAAGTATCTTGCCTCCCTTGGACCCTCAGTTTCTCTTCCCCTCTCCGTTGAGCGCCACATTCAACACCAAGCCTGCCAATATTGCATCCACCCACAACCCAAGTGCACTGCATGCACAAACAGAGTTTTGGACTGCCACTATCACCTCCCTTtgtcccccccccccccccccccaaccCACCTTATAGTCTTAGTGGTTGAGGTGAAGGTTTGCTCTCCTAACTGAACAAGACAACCATAGTCAGCTTCCCCATTAAACACCTGTTGTTTCTGGTGAAAAATAGTAATCAGGAGACGGTGCAGCTTTTAGAACATCTAGTACTTCATATGTTTGatattttggaaattgtttGTGGCTTGGTTTTTGTATCAAAGCTAATATCTTTCGAATTCCCAACTTCCGTGCAGAAAATACTTTTGCCATGTGGTCTTCCTCCCGAGAGAGAAGACGACTGAAATGCCTCTGGAGAATGTTGTGGCTGGTGAAAGCTAAAAACTGCACTTGAAAGTTCTCAGAGACCCGGCCATGGCTTCCGCCTCTATCCTCCTATCTTAGCAATTCTAGATTTGGCACTTAAGCTTTAAATCATTCACGCTAGTCTGCTATACTTACCATCTCTTAAAACAATGCCTGATTTTTGCAAGCAAAGATTGCTACTTTTTCTAGTTGCGATTTCAAGAAATTCAATCTTGTTGTCTCTCTTTCAGAAAAGAGATAATCTTCGGTTTTGTAGCCATAGACTTACACAAATCTTTGAAAATTGATACACGAATATTGCAAATACTATAAAGAAATACATTATGGttaataaaatgacaaaaataaagttagtggTAATCATAAAAAAGTTACAGAATAacaatatacataaaattcatttttacgAAAGctatatatagatttaaatttaaaagaaggaagaaaagaCATCTTCACTGAAAATCTGAACTCTGAAGTTGAAGTGTTGAGGTTGAAGTGAGGAATTGCTGCGACAAAAAAATCGATGAAAACCATCGCAAACATTTTGGGAAATCCTTCCGTCATCAAAACTAGCTCTCAAGCCAAACAGCTCCACGCCCAAATCGTCAAACGCCAAGGAAATGCCATTCTTTTTGCTAAATCATCTGCTATCATTCTCTCGGTTTACGCCAACTTCAACCTCTTACGAGACTGCCTCGCTCTCTTCAACGCTTTCCGCTATCCAGCGCCGGGCAAGGCGTGGAAATCAATCATCAGATGCTGCGCTTCCAACGGAAATTTCGAAGAATCCGTAGCTTTCTTCAAGAAAATGAGGGCCGCGGGGAAATTCCCGGATAGGAACGTGTTCCCTTCTTTGCTGAAAACGTGCGCCCATTTGGGCGATTTGAGGTTTGGTGAAGCGGTGCATTGCTGCGTGATCAGGGTCGGCTTGGATTCGGATCTTTTTACGGGTAATGCGCTCATGAATATGTATGTAAAGCTGGAGCCTTTGAGCGCACACAACGTGTTTGATGGTTGTTCTGAACCAAAATGGGCGTTTCAGTTCGATAATTGTTTGAATAGGACTGTAAGTTCAGCTAGTTATATGCAAGATTGTAAAGAGAAGTTTGAAGAGGTTGTCGAGAAATTCAACTGTTGTGATGAAAATGCTAGTGACGAGTTGATGATTGTTGATGATTATGTGAGTTTGAAAAATTGTGTGGGAAGAAGTAATGTGGATTGCAGTGATGGGGAGATTGTAGCTGTTGGTAGTGTTTTAGAGAGGAGGAAGAATAGTGTGGAGAAAGTTTTCGAAACAATGCCAGTTAGAGATGTTGTATCTTGGAACACGGTGATCGGAGGGCATGTGCAAAATGGGATGTATACGGAAGCTTTGTTGACATTGAAGGATATGGGGCAGGGGAACTTGAAGCCTGACTCTTACACTTTATCTACTATCCTTCCACTCTTTGCAAAGCACGTGGATGTGATGAAGGGAAAAGAGATTCATGGGTATGCAGTTAGGCATGGTTATGACAAAGATGTGTTTATTGGTAGTAGTTTGATTGATATGTATGCAAATTGTATGCAGTTGGAGTATTCATACAAGGTATTTGGTTTACCTCCTCGAAAGGACAGAGTTTCTTGGAATTCCATGATAGCAGTGTGTGTTCAGAATGGAAGTTTTGATGATGGATTGAGATATTTTAGGGAGATGTTGAAGGCTGGCGTTGAGCCCGTGGCGTTTTCATTTTCAAGTATCATGCCAGCCTGTGCCCATCTCACGAGGCTATGTTTGGGTAAAGAGCTGCACGGCCACATTATTAGGCGGGGCTTTGATGATAACATCTTTGTTGCTAGCTCCCTGATGGACATGTATGCAAAATGTGGTAACATAGAGACTGCAAAGTGGATTTTCGACAAGATGGAGTTTCAGGACACAGTGTCGTGGACAGCCATGATCATGGCATATGCCTTGAACGGGCATGCCCTTGATGCCATTTCTTTCTTCAAGAAGATGGAGATGGAGGGGGTGAAACCAAACTCTGGTTCTTTCCTTGCTGTTTTGACGGCCTGTAGCCATGGCGGATTGGTGGATGAAGCTCGGATGTTTTTTGACAGGATGACTCATGGTTATGCTATTCCACCAGGGATAGAGCACTATGCAGCAGTCTCGGATCTTCTTGGCCGTGCAGGGAGATTGGATGAAGCTTATGAGTTTATTAAGATGCATATCAAACCAACAGATGCAATTTGGTTGACGTTGTTGTCTGCTTGTCGAGTCCACAAGAATGTGGAACTGGCTGAAAAGGTTGCCAAAGAAGTATTAGCAATTGATCCTGAATCGGTTAATGCTTATGTTCTGTTATCCAATGTGTATGTTGATGCGGGAAGGTGGAAAGAGGCTACAAAGTTGAGAACCACCATGAGAAGGAAAGGGGTGAAGAAGAACGAAGCTTGCAGCTGGATTGAAGTTGTATAAGTACTGATTTGTAAGATATTGTGCGATGAATGCAGCTTGAATGGGACGTGCCAACTGCCAGGCACGAACATGGTGCTGCATGGTGTGGATGAGGAGCAGAAGATACATATATATGGTGTCCAAGATCTTGCACAGATGGATTGTTGTTGGGATATCGTTCGATTTCACCATTCAAGGAAGGTGAATAACTCAGAGGGATTGTAGAGTCGTTTGAGCAAAGGAGTTGAGGTTAAGAACAATAGTAAATTTTGCTGCTATTTATACTTGAAAAGTTTGATTGATGAGGACTATATCTATGTTGAACTAGTTTGAACTGTGAGAGATGTTTTAGAACTATACAAATGCTGCAATCATGTGACAGAAATCAATTCTTGAATTCAAGTTTTCCTTTCAAAATGTTATAAATCCATTTGTTGCATATAGAGAATCTCCTCTGGATTAATTCGATGCAAAGCAAAGAACCTTTCGCTTGACATGCCACGAATCCTCTTGAAAGATAGGGTGTTGGGTTAAATCTCGCAATGAGCATAATCCTCGTGTTTAATTTGGAACCTTGGACGGACTGTCGGTGATAATTCGGAGGAAGGTGAGGATGACGTCAAGTCATTATGCAATAGGAGACACATGTGCTACAATGACCGGGGCAAAGGGTGTCCGTGCCTCGTCATCATCAGTGCACGTCATGTGTATCAAATTCGTCGTAGAATGAAGGTTTTAATGGAATAAGCGCATagggagttttttttttctttaaacttTTCTGcaaattgatttgttttatttactttgtttttaaTCTTGACATGATATGTATATAAATGGACAATAGTTGGGTCCTGTTACTTCTGTTTGTGGTCAGCGTGTAcctattttatattgttatggataatttatttatttaaatttatgtcgTAAGATGGAATTGTCACAATCTTATTTGTTGTTTGCTCATTTTCTCGACCACTGTATCTCAATGGGactaaaaaaatcttttaagacttttttcttttattgattGACAACGAAATATTTGGTGTTACATTTAcatataaattattgttaaaaGGTCATGCTTTTTTATGCAATCTCGGTAACGAATTGGAGATTAACATGGACTTAGTCATGAagactttaattttatataaaggggaaaaatagaattctcATATATCGACAAGTGCCCACAattaaaagagagagatattaGTAATTCACGAGAAAATTCCGTGCACACGTTATCTTTACTTTCACATAGAAGtttcttcaaaataataatttaaactaaTAATCTTTttaggagtactactttatGCTACCAAAATCCCTAATAAGGGAAAATTATACCCTAAAAccttgagaaaaaaaaataaaaaaattacagtctatcacaattttttttaataataaaatagaaaagaaaatacttgAATGTTAAATAAACATGTActtatcttttaaaataagaatattcaatgtaatttgattttcataaTGAGATTTATAACTATCCAAAATAACATTATTAGTCAAAACTATAATATTAAGTAGTACtatggaaaaaatataatggtgTTTTGGCATAGAATTCTTGTgtcaaaaaatcattttccttatttgaaatatatgataatgcaatttaatttttcgtCTGTCTACCtgtcataaattaaatttttagcaGCAACTCTTTATCCTACCAAAAAccctgaaaaaaaataaaattttacactaAAACCCCTGAAAGGAGAAACTACAGTcggtaaaaaaattattttttaaagagaaaaaagttatacttaaatgttaaatataaatgtaCTATCTTATTCAAAACAACGTTAGAATGTGGAGTAGTATTTGtcaaaagataaatataattaaagatgaaaaataagGGGTCATTACATTATAGTCGTTGTGTAAAAAATCACTTTCCTTATATGATATAATcatgctattttattttcgtttgtctacttgtcataaacttaattaatttttagttcattAACGTAATTGTATTTTGACTTATATgtaaatgtaatttatttggaTAAGATATTTGCGTGATCACACAATTCTTTGTCATTTAGTAGTAAGTAGTAGGCAATGAGTCTAATACTATTGTGTTGCTACAAATGTCACGGtttatctagatatttttcGCATAATGCACTTCACAcgaatatattactccatccgtccccgattaattgTTACTTTTTAACagggtacgagttttaagaaatgtaaacaAAAGTTAactgaaaaagttagtagaatgtataactcacttttttatattggttttataacaaaatgtgagtgaaatgagttagcgGAATATGTGAactatttaccatttatggtaaaaatgaagtgtgataATTATTGATGGACGGACTGAAAtagaaaagagtgacaattaatcggagacggagggagtaatatattaacaaaattagattttaaataAAGTCACACAAATTCTTTTTATAAGAATGAGtaaatctcaattttttacattcctcaactaataaaaatggaGTATCACATATCTcgactaaaaaaagaaaaaaataaagttcgCTTTACACGAGTTTATTCATTAGATAATTTATTCATGAGTTTAATTGTGTTTTATCTTCATCCATATCGATATCTACTGAATTTGTGGAGGGTCTTACTGATGTACTAATACACTGATTAAtctagtaataaaattatttgattacatAATTAGTAACAACCTCTCTATCAAACTTACACGTTTTATTTGTTTACCTTATAAGGACAATATGAGATTTTTTCAAAGACTTCTTTCCATGTGTGTTTACAACTCAATCTCTATTTCCacaaatcaattgaatttatga is drawn from Salvia hispanica cultivar TCC Black 2014 chromosome 6, UniMelb_Shisp_WGS_1.0, whole genome shotgun sequence and contains these coding sequences:
- the LOC125192697 gene encoding uncharacterized protein At4g14342-like; this encodes MQASDRFNINSQLEHLQAKYVGTGHADLTRFEWAVNIHRDSYASYVGHYPVLAYFAVAENESIGRERYNFMQKILLPCGLPPEREDD
- the LOC125192694 gene encoding putative pentatricopeptide repeat-containing protein At3g23330, whose translation is MKTIANILGNPSVIKTSSQAKQLHAQIVKRQGNAILFAKSSAIILSVYANFNLLRDCLALFNAFRYPAPGKAWKSIIRCCASNGNFEESVAFFKKMRAAGKFPDRNVFPSLLKTCAHLGDLRFGEAVHCCVIRVGLDSDLFTGNALMNMYVKLEPLSAHNVFDGCSEPKWAFQFDNCLNRTVSSASYMQDCKEKFEEVVEKFNCCDENASDELMIVDDYVSLKNCVGRSNVDCSDGEIVAVGSVLERRKNSVEKVFETMPVRDVVSWNTVIGGHVQNGMYTEALLTLKDMGQGNLKPDSYTLSTILPLFAKHVDVMKGKEIHGYAVRHGYDKDVFIGSSLIDMYANCMQLEYSYKVFGLPPRKDRVSWNSMIAVCVQNGSFDDGLRYFREMLKAGVEPVAFSFSSIMPACAHLTRLCLGKELHGHIIRRGFDDNIFVASSLMDMYAKCGNIETAKWIFDKMEFQDTVSWTAMIMAYALNGHALDAISFFKKMEMEGVKPNSGSFLAVLTACSHGGLVDEARMFFDRMTHGYAIPPGIEHYAAVSDLLGRAGRLDEAYEFIKMHIKPTDAIWLTLLSACRVHKNVELAEKVAKEVLAIDPESVNAYVLLSNVYVDAGRWKEATKLRTTMRRKGVKKNEACSWIEVV